One part of the Parabacteroides distasonis ATCC 8503 genome encodes these proteins:
- a CDS encoding ATP-binding protein — protein sequence MDLLQRNHQLLLKGINCTFLRYLHARIEWEDRLIGIFGSRGVGKTTLLLQHIKLKFEDSREALYVNLDDFWFETHSLTDAVKEFLQAGGHYLFLDEIHFYSGWMEEVSTLLDANSALKIVFATTSLYSQTEVRNGLRHEAAFYTMHPMSFREFLSYESILDKDPIPLEDILANHHDLVKEINAEMNIVPIYRNYLEHGCYPFYWQDPDMYYFRLQELVRKEICRDLPSVVSISMSNLERAQKYFMMVAESAPLRPKSIDVTRKINMLRQQSDSLLRFFHDMRLIYYSADQLGTTPAKQKVFMGDTNLLISFFGDKENRQLMCETYFLSQMRSVANVEFMVNGDFLIGGKYIFAVGDPLRGYDRLRFVPDAYAAIYGLPKSVFNRMPAWILGFSY from the coding sequence ATGGACTTGCTTCAGCGGAATCATCAGCTATTGTTGAAAGGAATAAATTGTACATTCCTGCGTTATTTGCATGCACGGATAGAGTGGGAGGATCGGTTAATCGGCATCTTCGGCTCTCGAGGGGTTGGTAAGACTACCTTGTTGTTACAGCATATTAAGTTGAAATTTGAAGATTCACGGGAAGCCCTGTATGTGAATCTGGATGATTTCTGGTTTGAGACACATTCATTGACCGATGCGGTTAAAGAGTTCCTGCAAGCCGGTGGGCATTATTTGTTTTTGGATGAGATCCATTTCTATTCGGGCTGGATGGAAGAGGTCTCAACTTTATTGGATGCCAACTCCGCCTTAAAGATTGTTTTCGCTACCACTTCTTTGTACTCGCAGACAGAGGTGCGGAACGGGTTAAGGCATGAGGCTGCTTTTTATACCATGCATCCGATGTCGTTCCGTGAATTCCTTTCTTACGAAAGCATTCTGGATAAAGATCCCATTCCGTTGGAAGATATCTTAGCGAACCATCATGATTTGGTAAAGGAGATCAATGCGGAGATGAATATTGTGCCGATTTACCGGAACTATCTGGAACATGGATGTTATCCTTTTTATTGGCAAGACCCGGATATGTATTATTTCCGTCTGCAAGAATTAGTGAGAAAAGAGATTTGCCGGGATTTGCCTTCGGTGGTTTCTATTTCGATGAGTAATCTGGAACGAGCTCAAAAATATTTTATGATGGTGGCTGAGTCGGCTCCTTTACGTCCGAAATCGATTGATGTAACCCGTAAGATAAATATGCTTCGTCAGCAAAGCGATAGCCTGTTGCGTTTCTTCCATGATATGAGGCTTATTTATTACTCGGCAGACCAACTGGGAACCACTCCGGCCAAGCAGAAAGTCTTTATGGGGGATACCAACTTGCTGATCTCTTTTTTCGGAGATAAGGAGAATCGGCAATTGATGTGTGAAACCTATTTCTTAAGCCAGATGCGTTCCGTGGCGAACGTGGAATTCATGGTGAACGGGGATTTCTTGATTGGCGGTAAATATATCTTCGCCGTAGGTGATCCCTTAAGGGGGTATGATCGCCTCCGCTTCGTACCCGACGCTTATGCGGCTATCTACGGATTACCGAAAAGCGTGTTTAACCGTATGCCGGCATGGATATTAGGATTTAGTTATTGA
- a CDS encoding nitroreductase family protein produces the protein MLECMKNRRSIRKYTDQDIPESLLNELLEVATRASNTGNMQLYSVVVTRDPANKEKLAPAHFNQPMITGAPVVLTFCADANRFVKWAECRKAEAGFDNLQTFIASTIDAMLFAQSFCNAAEEKGLGICYLGTTAYNADQIIEALSLPRLVVPIVTVTVGYPAEPIPAQVERLPLAAVVQNETYTDFTPASIDALYGEKEALEVNKQFVRENNKETLAQVFTDVRYTKKNSEYFSEVLLKVLKQQGFMK, from the coding sequence ATGTTAGAATGCATGAAGAATAGAAGAAGTATCCGTAAATATACGGATCAGGATATCCCGGAGTCTTTGCTGAATGAATTATTGGAAGTGGCTACTCGTGCCTCGAATACAGGAAATATGCAATTGTATAGTGTCGTGGTTACCCGCGACCCTGCGAACAAGGAGAAACTGGCTCCGGCTCATTTTAACCAGCCGATGATTACGGGGGCGCCTGTCGTACTTACTTTTTGTGCGGACGCGAACCGTTTTGTTAAATGGGCGGAGTGCAGGAAAGCGGAGGCCGGATTCGACAATTTGCAAACGTTTATCGCTTCGACGATAGATGCGATGTTGTTCGCCCAGAGTTTCTGTAATGCCGCTGAGGAAAAAGGCTTAGGCATTTGCTATCTGGGTACGACGGCTTATAATGCGGACCAGATCATTGAGGCGCTTTCTCTTCCCCGTCTGGTTGTCCCGATCGTTACGGTTACGGTGGGTTATCCGGCAGAGCCTATACCCGCTCAAGTAGAACGTTTACCATTGGCAGCTGTGGTACAAAACGAGACTTATACGGACTTTACTCCAGCTTCCATCGATGCCTTGTATGGCGAGAAAGAGGCATTAGAGGTGAATAAACAGTTTGTGAGGGAGAATAATAAGGAAACACTGGCGCAGGTCTTTACGGACGTACGCTATACGAAGAAGAATAGTGAATATTTCTCCGAGGTGCTTTTGAAGGTATTGAAACAACAAGGATTCATGAAGTAA
- the mnmE gene encoding tRNA uridine-5-carboxymethylaminomethyl(34) synthesis GTPase MnmE, whose protein sequence is MSTICAISTAPGVGGIAVIRVSGPDTFKICDRIFRPKKAGKSLSTQKAYTLTYGSIVGNNDETIDEVIAAVFRAPHSFTGEDTVEITCHGSTYIQQQILQSLISSGCRIAQPGEYTQRAFMNGKMDLSQAEAVADLIASTSAGQHRLALSQMRGGFSRELAELRNQLLHFTSLMELELDFSDHEELEFADRSELRTLADHIEQVISKLAQSFSVGNAIKNGIPVAIIGETNAGKSTLLNALLNEDKAIVSDIHGTTRDVIEDTININGQLFRFIDTAGIRETSDAIEALGIERSFKALDQAQIVILMYDLTRDLKDFEAFYQEIAPRLTNKSVILAMNKCDVLPTSSLPTFSFPTEGWHQIAISAKSKLHIAELQQLLTEVSSIPTLHQSDIIVTNVRHFEALTHALEAIHRVQEGLNSSLSGDFISQDLRECIFHLSDIVGEVTTDQVLGNIFRHFCIGK, encoded by the coding sequence ATGAGTACAATTTGCGCTATATCTACAGCTCCGGGAGTAGGAGGAATCGCAGTGATTCGTGTCTCCGGACCGGATACTTTCAAGATTTGTGATCGGATATTCCGGCCGAAGAAGGCAGGTAAAAGTTTATCTACCCAAAAGGCTTATACCTTAACGTATGGTTCCATCGTCGGTAACAATGACGAAACCATAGATGAGGTGATCGCCGCTGTTTTCCGTGCCCCCCATTCTTTCACGGGGGAAGATACGGTGGAAATCACCTGCCACGGCTCGACGTATATCCAACAACAAATCCTGCAATCCCTTATCTCCAGCGGATGCCGTATAGCGCAACCGGGTGAATATACGCAACGTGCTTTCATGAATGGCAAGATGGACCTTAGCCAAGCGGAGGCCGTTGCGGATTTAATCGCCTCCACTTCGGCCGGCCAACATCGTTTGGCTCTAAGCCAGATGCGAGGTGGTTTCAGCAGGGAACTCGCCGAACTTCGAAACCAACTGCTCCATTTCACCTCTCTCATGGAATTGGAACTGGATTTCAGTGACCATGAGGAATTAGAGTTCGCTGATCGTAGCGAGCTTCGCACGCTTGCGGATCATATCGAACAGGTCATCTCCAAACTCGCCCAATCTTTCAGCGTAGGTAACGCTATCAAAAACGGTATTCCTGTCGCCATCATCGGTGAGACGAACGCCGGCAAATCTACTTTACTAAACGCCTTGTTGAACGAGGATAAAGCGATCGTCAGCGACATCCACGGAACGACCCGTGACGTTATCGAGGATACGATCAATATCAACGGCCAACTCTTCCGTTTCATCGACACCGCCGGTATCCGTGAAACAAGCGATGCGATCGAAGCTCTCGGTATTGAACGTAGTTTCAAGGCTCTAGACCAAGCGCAAATCGTCATCCTCATGTACGACTTAACCCGTGACCTCAAGGATTTCGAGGCTTTCTATCAAGAAATAGCTCCGAGATTAACAAATAAGTCTGTTATCTTAGCGATGAACAAATGCGATGTATTACCCACATCCTCTCTCCCAACCTTCTCTTTCCCCACCGAAGGCTGGCATCAAATCGCTATTTCCGCCAAGAGCAAGCTGCATATCGCAGAGCTACAACAACTCCTCACGGAAGTCTCTTCCATTCCCACCCTCCACCAAAGCGACATCATCGTAACGAATGTCCGCCACTTCGAGGCACTTACGCATGCGCTGGAAGCTATACATAGGGTACAAGAAGGTTTGAACTCCAGCCTTTCCGGGGATTTCATCTCGCAAGATTTACGAGAGTGTATATTCCATTTATCGGATATCGTAGGAGAGGTTACGACAGATCAGGTGCTGGGGAATATATTTCGGCATTTTTGCATCGGCAAGTAA
- the rpiA gene encoding ribose 5-phosphate isomerase A — protein sequence MKWDHSLIDTLEWGNQISHKEDKIKIADLIASKVENGQVIGVGSGSTSYLALTRIAERIRMEHLSILAIPTSLEIRMTCAQLGIPVTSLFSHKPDWTFDGADEVDSHFNLIKGRGGAMFKEKLLISSSPQTYILVDPSKKVERLGAKFPIPVEIFPEALTHVEDRLHRLNPREIKLRMGQGKDGPIITENGNMILDVWMDYIPENTESTLKSITGVLESGLFINYKVEVLGLTS from the coding sequence ATGAAGTGGGATCATTCATTAATCGATACGTTGGAATGGGGAAATCAGATCTCCCATAAGGAAGATAAAATAAAGATAGCGGATCTTATCGCATCTAAAGTCGAAAACGGACAAGTCATAGGCGTTGGCTCCGGTTCGACCTCCTATCTAGCGTTGACTCGCATAGCGGAACGTATCCGAATGGAACATCTTTCCATCTTGGCGATCCCCACTTCATTAGAAATCCGGATGACTTGCGCCCAGCTAGGCATTCCGGTTACCAGCCTGTTTTCCCACAAGCCGGACTGGACCTTCGATGGGGCGGATGAGGTAGATTCCCATTTTAACTTGATCAAAGGGCGTGGAGGCGCCATGTTCAAGGAAAAACTATTGATCAGTTCCAGTCCGCAGACCTATATACTCGTCGATCCTTCCAAGAAAGTGGAGAGGTTGGGAGCTAAATTCCCGATCCCAGTAGAGATTTTTCCGGAAGCCCTCACCCATGTAGAAGACAGGCTCCATCGCTTGAACCCCCGTGAGATAAAACTTCGTATGGGGCAAGGTAAGGATGGACCGATCATTACCGAGAATGGCAATATGATCCTTGACGTATGGATGGACTACATCCCTGAAAATACAGAATCCACCCTCAAGTCGATTACAGGCGTACTCGAGAGTGGACTCTTTATCAACTATAAGGTAGAAGTACTGGGACTTACTTCATGA
- a CDS encoding DUF362 domain-containing protein has protein sequence MNTSKVYFTNLRTTPSSNLLDKMERLVKRAGIANIDFKNQFVAIKIHFGEPGNLAYIRPNYAARLVSLLRELGAKPFLTDCNTLYSGRRSNAVDHLQSAMENGFNPMSAGCNVIIADGVKGTDYREIEIDGQYCKAPKIGAAIADADIIISMNHFKGHEQAGFGGALKNLGMGCASVGGKLELHCASQPRIDTEACKGCNICVKHCAHDAIHLNNNRKAEIDYERCVGCGQCVALCQYDGAVMGEGDTSERLNYKIDEYTKAVLADKPHFHISFIMNVSPECDCWNHNDAAIIPDLGIAASFDPVALDKACADMVINAPIIGGNKLAETHPHEHLEGEDKFHLIHPDTNWQAGLRYAEEIGLGSQAYELITV, from the coding sequence ATGAATACATCCAAAGTCTACTTTACTAATTTACGCACGACCCCCAGCAGCAACCTGCTGGATAAGATGGAACGTCTGGTAAAACGTGCCGGTATCGCCAATATCGACTTCAAAAATCAATTTGTAGCCATTAAGATCCACTTTGGCGAACCGGGGAATTTGGCATACATTCGTCCTAATTACGCCGCTCGCTTGGTAAGCCTGTTACGTGAATTAGGCGCAAAACCGTTCCTTACCGATTGTAACACCTTATACTCGGGCCGTCGCTCCAACGCTGTCGATCATCTTCAAAGCGCCATGGAAAATGGGTTCAATCCCATGTCCGCCGGTTGCAACGTTATCATCGCCGATGGCGTGAAAGGTACGGACTACCGGGAAATCGAGATTGACGGGCAATATTGCAAGGCCCCGAAAATAGGTGCCGCTATCGCCGATGCCGATATCATCATTTCCATGAACCATTTCAAAGGTCACGAGCAAGCCGGTTTCGGCGGTGCGCTGAAAAACCTCGGGATGGGATGCGCCAGCGTAGGCGGTAAACTGGAATTACATTGCGCCTCACAACCCCGTATCGATACGGAGGCTTGTAAAGGCTGTAACATCTGTGTAAAGCACTGCGCTCACGATGCCATCCATTTGAATAACAACCGAAAGGCCGAAATTGATTACGAGCGTTGTGTAGGTTGCGGGCAATGTGTGGCTCTTTGCCAGTACGACGGTGCCGTAATGGGCGAAGGTGATACTTCCGAGCGATTGAATTACAAGATCGACGAGTACACGAAAGCCGTATTAGCAGACAAGCCCCATTTCCATATTAGTTTTATCATGAACGTATCTCCGGAATGCGATTGCTGGAATCATAACGATGCCGCCATCATCCCTGATTTGGGGATCGCCGCGTCTTTCGATCCGGTGGCCTTGGATAAGGCTTGCGCCGATATGGTTATCAACGCTCCTATCATCGGAGGTAATAAATTAGCCGAGACTCATCCTCACGAACACCTTGAGGGAGAGGATAAATTCCATTTGATTCATCCGGATACGAACTGGCAAGCCGGCCTACGTTATGCGGAAGAAATCGGACTGGGTTCTCAAGCGTATGAATTAATAACGGTTTAA
- a CDS encoding helix-turn-helix domain-containing protein yields the protein MAKSNIRIKKICEWCGQEFVAQKVTTKYCSHRCANLAYKQAIRAKRIQQEEQRIQIVKSEKPLMDIKDKEYLSIAQAATLLGLSLQAVYKMIYTGHLAAYKLSSRLSFVRQSDIEEMLKRNPYKKRQPKDTLPITDFYTTNEIKEKFGVKDSWIFHIAKEHNIPRTFNRGKTYWSKKHIDDYFAKKAPDPEIKEWYSTQDMQEKFDMTLTAIYSFVSKNAIPKKKVGIMVYYSKKHVDIAKGLIAPEEPKYYTIAEAMERFNLTRDQLYHYVKYHNIPRIKVGKYTKILRVELDKFFEPPKIE from the coding sequence ATGGCAAAGAGCAACATTAGAATTAAAAAGATTTGTGAGTGGTGTGGTCAAGAATTCGTAGCCCAAAAAGTAACTACGAAATACTGCTCACACAGATGCGCGAATTTGGCTTATAAACAGGCCATACGAGCAAAACGGATTCAGCAGGAAGAGCAAAGGATTCAAATCGTTAAGAGTGAAAAGCCTTTGATGGATATTAAAGACAAAGAATATTTGTCAATCGCTCAGGCTGCTACTTTGTTGGGGCTTTCACTGCAAGCTGTTTATAAAATGATTTATACAGGACATCTTGCTGCTTATAAGTTGAGCAGTAGGCTTTCATTTGTTCGGCAGAGCGATATAGAAGAGATGCTTAAAAGAAACCCATACAAGAAACGACAACCTAAAGACACTCTTCCTATCACAGACTTCTATACTACCAATGAGATTAAAGAGAAATTCGGTGTCAAAGATTCCTGGATATTTCATATAGCTAAAGAGCATAATATACCCCGGACATTTAACCGTGGGAAAACCTATTGGAGCAAAAAGCATATTGATGACTATTTTGCAAAAAAAGCTCCTGATCCTGAAATCAAGGAATGGTACAGCACGCAAGACATGCAAGAGAAGTTCGACATGACGCTAACGGCCATTTATTCTTTTGTATCAAAGAATGCTATTCCCAAGAAGAAGGTTGGCATCATGGTGTACTACTCCAAGAAGCATGTGGACATTGCCAAAGGTCTCATAGCTCCAGAAGAGCCCAAATACTACACCATTGCCGAAGCGATGGAGCGATTCAATCTGACACGAGACCAACTCTACCATTATGTGAAATACCATAATATTCCCCGTATCAAAGTCGGTAAATATACCAAGATCCTGCGGGTAGAGCTGGACAAGTTCTTTGAGCCTCCAAAGATAGAATGA
- a CDS encoding nucleoside phosphorylase encodes MRTIPASELVIHSDGSVFHLHLKPEQLADRVVLVGDPARVTTVASYFDSQECEVSSREFHTITGQYKGKRITVVSHGIGTDNIDIVLNELDALANIDFSTRTIKPEFKQLSLVRIGTSGGLQPFVPIGTYVAAEKSIGFDGVIYFYANSNTVRDADLESELIKQLDWRLSGIWPYVVSADPSLIEQITRNDIIRGTTIAANGFYGPQGRELRLPLTDPELNRKIEAFDYNGRKITNFEMESSSLAGLAALMGHRAMTVCCIIAGRVDNHMNTDYKGSLEKLIETVLDRI; translated from the coding sequence ATGAGAACAATCCCCGCTTCAGAATTAGTGATCCATTCAGATGGCAGTGTTTTCCATCTGCATTTAAAACCGGAGCAACTTGCGGATCGTGTGGTACTTGTTGGTGATCCCGCACGGGTTACAACCGTCGCTTCCTATTTTGATTCTCAGGAATGTGAGGTTTCCAGCCGGGAGTTTCATACCATCACGGGCCAGTACAAGGGAAAACGTATCACGGTTGTATCCCATGGCATCGGCACAGATAATATCGATATCGTATTAAATGAGCTAGACGCTCTCGCTAATATAGACTTCTCAACCCGTACGATCAAGCCGGAATTCAAGCAACTTTCCCTGGTTCGTATCGGGACTTCCGGAGGGTTACAGCCATTTGTCCCGATCGGGACTTATGTGGCAGCGGAGAAATCGATCGGATTCGACGGGGTCATTTATTTCTACGCAAATAGTAATACCGTTCGTGACGCAGACTTGGAGTCTGAATTAATAAAGCAGCTTGATTGGCGGCTTAGCGGCATATGGCCTTATGTCGTATCGGCAGATCCATCGTTGATCGAGCAAATCACCCGTAATGATATTATCCGGGGAACGACTATTGCGGCCAATGGCTTCTACGGGCCGCAAGGACGTGAGCTCCGATTGCCCTTGACCGATCCGGAATTGAACCGGAAAATAGAGGCTTTCGATTACAACGGGCGAAAGATTACGAACTTCGAGATGGAGAGCTCCTCTTTAGCAGGTCTGGCCGCCCTTATGGGACACCGGGCAATGACCGTATGCTGTATTATCGCCGGACGTGTGGATAATCATATGAATACGGATTATAAAGGTTCTTTGGAGAAACTGATTGAAACTGTATTAGACCGTATATAA
- the floA gene encoding flotillin-like protein FloA (flotillin-like protein involved in membrane lipid rafts) has product MEITFLPLILLGAAVLLLAIFFYYVPFLLWISAKVSGVNISLIQLFLMRIRKVPPYIITRAMIEAHKAGIKTLTRDELEAHYLAGGHVEKVVHALVSASKANIDLPFQMATAIDLAGRDVFEAVQMSVNPKVIDTPPVTAVAKDGIQLIAKARVTVRANIKQLVGGAGEETILARVGEGIVSSIGSSESHKTVLENPDSISKLVLRKGLDAGTAFEILSIDIADIDIGKNIGAFLQMDQAQADKNIAQAKAEERRAMAVALEQEMKAKAQEARAKVIEAEAEVPKAMADAFRTGNLGVMDYYKMKNIEADTSMREAIAKPTGAPSKPLKD; this is encoded by the coding sequence ATGGAAATAACCTTTTTGCCACTTATCCTATTGGGGGCCGCAGTACTTCTGCTGGCAATCTTTTTCTATTATGTGCCGTTCCTGTTATGGATCTCGGCCAAAGTATCGGGAGTCAATATCTCCTTGATCCAGTTATTCTTGATGCGTATCCGAAAGGTTCCTCCCTACATCATCACTCGTGCGATGATCGAAGCGCATAAGGCAGGAATAAAGACGCTTACACGCGACGAGCTGGAAGCGCACTATTTAGCGGGTGGACATGTCGAGAAAGTAGTGCATGCGCTGGTTTCCGCTTCAAAAGCGAATATCGACCTTCCTTTCCAGATGGCTACCGCTATCGACTTGGCCGGACGTGACGTATTCGAGGCTGTACAAATGTCGGTAAATCCGAAAGTGATCGATACCCCTCCGGTAACAGCGGTTGCGAAAGACGGAATCCAGTTAATCGCCAAGGCACGTGTCACCGTTCGTGCGAATATCAAGCAATTAGTGGGTGGTGCAGGAGAAGAGACGATCTTAGCCCGTGTAGGTGAAGGTATCGTATCTTCCATTGGTTCATCCGAAAGCCATAAGACTGTATTGGAAAATCCGGATTCCATCTCGAAATTAGTGCTTCGCAAAGGGCTTGACGCCGGAACAGCTTTCGAAATCCTTTCCATCGATATCGCCGATATCGATATAGGTAAGAACATCGGCGCTTTCTTGCAAATGGACCAAGCTCAAGCGGATAAGAATATCGCTCAGGCGAAAGCCGAGGAACGTCGTGCGATGGCTGTCGCCCTCGAGCAAGAGATGAAGGCGAAAGCTCAAGAAGCCCGTGCCAAGGTGATCGAGGCAGAAGCGGAAGTTCCCAAGGCAATGGCAGACGCTTTCCGCACAGGAAACCTAGGCGTAATGGACTATTACAAGATGAAGAACATCGAGGCGGACACTTCTATGCGTGAAGCGATAGCTAAACCGACCGGTGCTCCATCAAAACCATTAAAGGACTAA